In Shewanella glacialimarina, the genomic stretch AGTATAAGTACCTTCTTGTTCTATATCCGGTTGAGCGCGATTAAAATAACCATAACCTTCCACTACGTCATTAAATGGATGAAATTCGGCCATATAAAATAATCCCCCCGACTTCAAACTATTTGCTATGGTTTGGGCCCAAAGGGTTAAATCAGGTAACCAGCAAATTACCCCAAATGAAGTAAATACAATATCGAACTCGGGTTTAACTAATTCACCAAATTGATAAACATCATGGCAAATAAACCGAGCATCGACATTAATTGCAGATGCAAGCTCATTAGCCTTTTCAATCGCACTATCCGATAAATCGACACCGGTAACAATCGCACCTTTTCTAGCCCACGATATGCTGTCCAAACCAAAGTGACATTGTAAGTGAAGCAAGGTTTTGCCGTTAACGTCGGGTAACTCATGCGTCTCAATTTCAGTTAATGATGATGCGCCATTTAAAAAACCGTCGACGTCGTAAAATTTCGAGGCTACGTGTACCTGAGTTCGAGCATTCCAGGTAGCTTTGTTGCTGGTGAGATAATCTTTACATAAATCCATTTGAGTCCCAAAAATAAAAAACGAGCATCGGCTCGGCTTCTATCTTACTAATATTAATAATGTCATTAAACAATGTTGATAAAATATTAACTCACAATAACCATATTATTATCGGCGTTATTCAAATTGACGACAAAAATCGATAATGTGCTCAGGCCAATCATCAACATCCGCCATGCTTTGGGCAATATGCAATGTTGCATTAGGCAGCACCTCAGCTAAGGTTTTCGCACAGGACAAAGGGTGAGTATCATCGCCATCCCACGCAAGAATTAAACAAGGAATATTAAGCTTAGCTAATTGTTCATGTGTCGGAAAATCATTCTCAGCTGCGGCTAAAAACAGCTGTTCAAGGCTACCTCGTTTCATACTTTTTAAGCCATCAAGCATGCCCAAAACGCTGTGTTTATGAGCTTCAATCAGCCACGAAGGCAGCATTCTATCAATATGTTTGGCATTAATTTTAGCCAACCCTTTACCACCAAGCATTTTGGCGGCTTTAGCCACTTTATAGTAATACTCTTTTTGCTTAACCCTTAATTCCCAGACGGTAGGCGGGTTCATCAAAATCAGCCCTTTAACCCATTCAGGATGAAGAATCGCGCCAAATAAGCTGCTCGCACAGCCCATTGACTGACCGCCTAACACGACTGCCGTATCACCAAGCACCTTAGTGCCGAGTTGATAGGTATCTTCAGCAAGGCTTGTCCAAAGATAGTCTGATTTTTTATCAGTGGTTGCAGACAGCCCGTGGCCAGCAGCATCAAATCTTAATAGGGTGAGTTTTTTAGGGAATCGATGCCAGGCATAAATCCCTAACGCATCTTCACTTTGAATGCAGCCAAGCAAACCATGAGACCATATTAACGCGGAGCCCTTACCCGTTGAGCGATAATTAAATTGATTAATATCAAAAGGGTGTGTCATGGCAAGCCTCCTTATATAGGGTTCACAATGTGTTCAGATTTTTTAACCAGTTACGATTTCAATTAATCGATTAATAAAGGCTTCAACCGCTTTTTCATTATCAAACTTAAAGGCTAAACCGTAGTGAATTTCTGATAGACCTTTATTGCGTCGAGTCGGAAAACGAGTCATTTGCGCATTATGATGGTAATCATATTTAGCATGTACACCTTCAATAGTAGCTAATTCGCTGGAAAATACCTCAAAGGCGGGTCGAATAATCAACAAAGGGGTTTTGGCATCAAGGTGTAAATACACTGCCTCTTTTAACTCTGGCAGCATATATTCGGTAACGTTTTTGATATTAAAGTTACTGCGGCAATTTACATTTGTTAGTGCTTGAATAGCTTGTTCGTGGGATAGGCTCATAAGATCCTCTGCATCATTAGTAATAACTCAAGTCTACCGCCCTGAAAACAAAAAGCCCCGAACTTTCGTTCAGGGCTTGAATATTTTGGCGCGAAAGCAATTATTTAGCTTTCAATGCCCCGGCTACCAAGGAACTCATCATAAGTACCTTTGAAGTCATTAATACCATCTTTGGTTAATTCAATAATACGTGTTGCTAAAGACGATACAAATGCACGGTCATGGGACACAAAAATTAATGTGCCTTCATATAACTCTAACGCATTGTTTAATGACTCAATCGATTCCATGTCCATGTGGTTAGTCGGTTCATCAAGTAATAATATATTTGGTTTTTGCATAATTAGCTTACCAAAATACATACGACCTTTTTCCCCACCAGATAACACAGTCACTGACTTTTTGATATCGTCAGAACCGAACAACATACGGCCTAAAATACCACGAACAGATTGGTCGTCGTCATTCTCTTTGCGCCACTGGCTCATCCACTCAAACAAGGTCATGTCATTAGCAAAATCAGCTTCGTGATCTTGAGCATAATAACCAATGTTATGGTTTTCAGACCACTGAATCGTACCTTCATCCTGTGGAATATCATGGACTAGTGTGCGCAACAGTGTTGTTTTACCAATACCGTTTTCGCCCAAAATAGCGATGCGCTCGCCCACTTCAACCATCAAATCAAGTTTACTGAATAATGGTGTGTCGTACCCTTTGGCTAGGTTTTCAACCACTAGCGCATTACGGAACAATTTCTTTTCTTGTTCGAAACGAATAAACGGGTTAACACGACTTGAGGCTTTAATTTCATCAAGTTTAATTTTATCTATTTGTTTAGCACGTGATGTTGCTTGCTTGGCTTTAGATGCGTTAGCAGAGAAACGTGCCACGAAGCCTTGAAGCTCAGCAATTTGAGCTTTTTTCTTAGCATTATCAGATTGTAAACGCTCACGAGATTGCTGCGCTGCAGTCATGTATTCATCATAGTTACCAGGATAAACTCGCAGTGCACCGTAATCTAAGTCAGCCATGTGAGTACACACTGAGTTTAAGAAATAACGGTCATGGGAAATAATAACCATGGTACTGTTACGTTGGTTCAACATATCTTGTAACCAACGAATAGTATCGATGTCCAAGTTGTTGGTGGGTTCGTCAAGTAACAATAAGTCTGGATCTGAAAACAACGCCTGAGCCAACAAGACTCTAAGTTTAAAGCCTGGCGCAATTTCACTCATTAAGCCAAAATGCTGATCAGTGCCAATACCGACACCCAATAATAAGTCACCCGCGCGAGATTCAGCGGTGTAACCGTCCATTTCAGCAAATTCCATTTCAAGCTCAGACACCTTGATGCCGTCTTCTTCACTCATTTCAGGTAAAGAGTATATACGGTCACGTTCAAGCTTAACTTCCCATAATTCTTTGTGGCCCATGATCACAGTATCAATGACACTAAATTCATCAAATGCGAATTGGTCTTGACTCAATTTACCCATACGCTCATGTGGATCTAACGACACATTACCGCTTGATGGTTCTAAATCGCCGCCAAGAATTTTCATAAAGGTTGATTTACCACAACCGTTTGCACCAATTAAACCGTAGCGGTTACCGCCACCAAATTTAACTGATAGATTTTCAAACAGTGGCTTAGCACCAAACTGCATCGTAATGTTAGCTGTAGTAATCAAAATGAAATTCCAAATCGAGTATGAGTGTTAGCGCAATAAACCTAAGCTTGGTAACTATAAGCTAAATGGCTAACAGGATAATTAAAGTAACCGTTTTGCCTGACGCTATAAGAATAAGCAATATAGGACAAAGACAGGCAGAATCAAGCGCGACATTTTAGAGATTTTTGGACTATTTATCAACCTAAGCGAAATGATAGCTTAGCGAATCATAAAATGACGTCCTGTCTACTGAATGTCATCAATATCTAAACGTTATTTTAGCCTATTTTTAAATATTCAATTATATAATCAAGTCCACCAGTTATTGCCGCAACTTGGGCATCATTACATTCTTTAGCCGTTACATTAGGGCTATCCGGGTAAACTTCTGTTGTAGTATTAAAATGATTATGGGTAATACCAGCGCATAAACTGAGTTTTTTAACCGGATAATTAATTACCCCAAATTGCTCAATAGGCACCTCAATTAATTGGCCGTCATCATCTGGCGCGATATGGGTTACTTTAGCCACAGCATCAATAATTGCTTTTTGAAACTCAGGCGTTGGATTTTCAGAGTCGCCGACTAAATAAAAGCCATCAGGAATAATACCCGCCTCATACTCTTTACCATCTCTTGCTGACAATAGTGGTCTAAATTCACATTCGTCTGTGTCGGTAGTTTCATGCAAATCAATATGTGCGTACACCTCACCTAATGAGGCAACAAAAGC encodes the following:
- a CDS encoding class I SAM-dependent methyltransferase, which gives rise to MDLCKDYLTSNKATWNARTQVHVASKFYDVDGFLNGASSLTEIETHELPDVNGKTLLHLQCHFGLDSISWARKGAIVTGVDLSDSAIEKANELASAINVDARFICHDVYQFGELVKPEFDIVFTSFGVICWLPDLTLWAQTIANSLKSGGLFYMAEFHPFNDVVEGYGYFNRAQPDIEQEGTYTENCDGTEHTVVTWAHPISDVINALLAAGLQLKHFNEFDYSPYNCFTGLSLDESSEVPRYQMVKNNQAMPLVYSLSAIKL
- a CDS encoding alpha/beta fold hydrolase is translated as MTHPFDINQFNYRSTGKGSALIWSHGLLGCIQSEDALGIYAWHRFPKKLTLLRFDAAGHGLSATTDKKSDYLWTSLAEDTYQLGTKVLGDTAVVLGGQSMGCASSLFGAILHPEWVKGLILMNPPTVWELRVKQKEYYYKVAKAAKMLGGKGLAKINAKHIDRMLPSWLIEAHKHSVLGMLDGLKSMKRGSLEQLFLAAAENDFPTHEQLAKLNIPCLILAWDGDDTHPLSCAKTLAEVLPNATLHIAQSMADVDDWPEHIIDFCRQFE
- a CDS encoding ABC-F family ATPase — protein: MITTANITMQFGAKPLFENLSVKFGGGNRYGLIGANGCGKSTFMKILGGDLEPSSGNVSLDPHERMGKLSQDQFAFDEFSVIDTVIMGHKELWEVKLERDRIYSLPEMSEEDGIKVSELEMEFAEMDGYTAESRAGDLLLGVGIGTDQHFGLMSEIAPGFKLRVLLAQALFSDPDLLLLDEPTNNLDIDTIRWLQDMLNQRNSTMVIISHDRYFLNSVCTHMADLDYGALRVYPGNYDEYMTAAQQSRERLQSDNAKKKAQIAELQGFVARFSANASKAKQATSRAKQIDKIKLDEIKASSRVNPFIRFEQEKKLFRNALVVENLAKGYDTPLFSKLDLMVEVGERIAILGENGIGKTTLLRTLVHDIPQDEGTIQWSENHNIGYYAQDHEADFANDMTLFEWMSQWRKENDDDQSVRGILGRMLFGSDDIKKSVTVLSGGEKGRMYFGKLIMQKPNILLLDEPTNHMDMESIESLNNALELYEGTLIFVSHDRAFVSSLATRIIELTKDGINDFKGTYDEFLGSRGIES